From the genome of Fusobacterium varium, one region includes:
- the yqeH gene encoding GTPase YqeH, translated as MGKKCIGCGIELQSEDTNKNGYLPEGKLQENGEHYCQRCFKIKNYGKYMPVRLNKDDYRKEVQEAMQYSKLAIAVFDIIDFEGSFDDEILDVLREMDSIVVINKLDLIPDDKHPSEVSDWVKDRLAEEGIAPLDIAIVSSKNGYGINGIFKKIKHFFPDGVEAIVLGTTNVGKSSIVNRLLGTKKVTVSKYPGTTLKSVKNQIPHTNIVLVDTPGLIPEGRISDLVCEECNLKMVPSGEISRKTFKVKKGRALLIGELLWFKVLNEDNTMPIFSLYAAKDVTFHETNTEKLKELLSSDRKDLFYPPCDNCRSQYKNLEMIKKKIKVQAGEELVFKGLGWISVKRGPLEIEVTLPKKAGITVRNAFIKPKR; from the coding sequence ATGGGCAAAAAATGTATTGGTTGTGGAATAGAATTACAAAGTGAAGATACTAATAAGAATGGATATTTACCAGAGGGAAAACTTCAAGAAAATGGTGAACATTACTGTCAAAGATGTTTTAAAATAAAAAATTATGGTAAATATATGCCTGTAAGATTAAATAAAGATGACTATAGAAAAGAAGTACAGGAAGCTATGCAATATTCTAAACTTGCTATAGCAGTATTTGATATAATAGATTTTGAAGGTTCTTTTGATGATGAAATACTTGATGTTCTCAGAGAAATGGACTCTATTGTAGTCATTAACAAACTAGATCTTATTCCTGATGATAAACACCCTTCAGAAGTATCTGATTGGGTAAAAGATAGACTAGCTGAGGAAGGTATAGCTCCTCTTGATATTGCAATTGTAAGCAGTAAAAATGGATATGGAATAAATGGTATCTTTAAAAAAATAAAACATTTTTTCCCTGATGGAGTAGAAGCAATAGTCCTTGGTACTACTAATGTAGGAAAATCAAGTATTGTAAATAGACTTTTGGGAACTAAAAAAGTTACTGTTTCTAAATATCCAGGTACTACACTTAAAAGTGTAAAAAATCAAATTCCTCATACAAATATTGTATTAGTTGATACTCCTGGACTTATCCCAGAAGGACGTATTTCAGATTTAGTCTGTGAAGAATGCAACTTAAAAATGGTTCCTTCAGGTGAAATATCTAGAAAAACTTTTAAAGTAAAAAAAGGCAGAGCTCTTTTAATTGGAGAATTATTATGGTTTAAAGTTCTAAACGAAGATAATACTATGCCTATATTTTCTCTTTATGCTGCAAAAGATGTAACTTTTCATGAAACAAATACAGAAAAACTAAAAGAACTTTTATCTTCTGATAGAAAAGATTTATTTTATCCTCCATGTGATAATTGCAGATCTCAGTATAAAAACTTAGAAATGATAAAGAAAAAAATAAAAGTACAAGCTGGTGAAGAGTTAGTATTTAAAGGATTAGGTTGGATATCTGTAAAAAGAGGACCGTTAGAAATTGAAGTTACTCTTCCTAAAAAAGCTGGAATAACTGTAAGAAATGCTTTTATTAAACCAAAGAGATAG
- the hslV gene encoding ATP-dependent protease subunit HslV translates to MIRATTIIAVKKDGKVAVAGDGQVTFGEVVFKSNAKKIRKIGNYEVLAGFAGAAADAFALMDKFENKLDEFGGNLKKASVELAKDWRTDKALRVLDAMLIVADKNMILILSGNGDVIEPDGDVAAIGSGGNYAYAAARALVRNNKEMSAEEIAVEAMNIAGEMCIYTNLNIVYDVLS, encoded by the coding sequence ATGATAAGAGCTACTACAATTATAGCAGTAAAAAAAGATGGAAAAGTTGCTGTTGCTGGTGATGGGCAAGTCACTTTTGGAGAAGTAGTATTCAAAAGCAATGCAAAAAAAATACGTAAAATAGGTAATTATGAAGTTTTAGCCGGATTTGCTGGAGCTGCTGCTGATGCTTTCGCATTGATGGATAAATTTGAAAACAAATTAGATGAATTTGGGGGTAATTTAAAAAAAGCCTCAGTTGAACTTGCTAAAGATTGGAGAACAGATAAGGCTTTGAGAGTTTTAGATGCTATGCTTATTGTGGCAGATAAAAATATGATATTAATTCTTTCAGGTAACGGAGATGTTATAGAGCCTGATGGTGATGTTGCAGCTATTGGTAGTGGAGGAAATTATGCTTATGCTGCTGCCAGAGCTCTTGTAAGAAATAATAAAGAAATGTCTGCTGAAGAAATAGCAGTTGAAGCTATGAATATAGCTGGTGAAATGTGTATTTATACAAATTTAAATATAGTTTATGATGTATTAAGTTAA
- the topA_2 gene encoding DNA topoisomerase 1 — protein sequence MGYEIKDKLDENFPNIMNVKFTAELENQLDKVAEGEKDWINLLSVFYKELKHYIDKFKITVEEEMSRIIESDVPCPCGKGNMILKTGRFGRYLACPNESDDCKEKISLKGVEIPAEDIKNGKIFVKEKVEEIMKAKKGRPTDVYTDNGTMYLLKFGRFGSYLESEKFAEDNIRTPLPTEIRKMLANNQIVEKDGVVQLKAELKKITDEEEKILKAAGKCKKCGRPFKISRGRWGKFLACTGYPECKNIKK from the coding sequence TTGGGATATGAAATAAAAGATAAACTTGATGAAAATTTCCCTAATATAATGAATGTTAAATTTACTGCTGAACTTGAAAATCAGCTCGACAAAGTTGCTGAAGGAGAAAAAGATTGGATAAATCTTCTTTCAGTATTCTATAAAGAGCTTAAGCATTATATAGATAAATTTAAAATCACTGTTGAAGAAGAAATGTCAAGAATAATTGAATCTGATGTTCCATGCCCTTGTGGAAAAGGGAATATGATTTTAAAAACTGGTAGATTTGGAAGATATCTTGCATGTCCTAATGAATCTGATGACTGCAAGGAAAAAATATCTCTTAAAGGGGTTGAAATACCTGCCGAAGATATAAAAAATGGAAAAATATTTGTAAAAGAAAAAGTAGAAGAAATAATGAAAGCTAAAAAAGGAAGACCTACTGATGTTTATACTGATAATGGTACCATGTATCTTTTAAAATTTGGTAGATTTGGAAGTTATCTAGAAAGTGAAAAATTTGCTGAAGATAATATTAGAACACCTCTTCCTACTGAAATCAGAAAAATGCTTGCTAATAATCAAATAGTAGAAAAAGATGGAGTAGTACAACTTAAAGCTGAATTGAAAAAGATTACTGATGAAGAAGAAAAAATATTAAAAGCAGCTGGTAAATGCAAAAAATGTGGAAGACCATTTAAAATAAGCAGAGGTAGATGGGGAAAATTCCTTGCTTGTACAGGTTATCCTGAATGTAAAAATATAAAAAAATAG
- a CDS encoding Predicted O-linked N-acetylglucosamine transferase, SPINDLY family — MKKILISIFILLSTSLVFSEEVTPIYEYRNEALRNIDAKMDAERDRGRLKKLHNQFEEELKNYVESVNGNAEIIFQLGNQYFRMNQYERARKIFSMDKTDIRNVFGAATTSRFLGRNEEAISLYNDTLNIDSSFYEAYLGRGIANRNLQNYDSALNDFRQYLNYKQDEYVYAGMGDIYMATENYTEARNILEKGRSLYPNSKIIRELLVKVYAKIK, encoded by the coding sequence ATGAAAAAGATACTTATTAGTATATTTATACTATTATCTACATCTTTAGTTTTTTCAGAAGAAGTGACACCTATATACGAATATAGAAATGAAGCTCTGAGAAATATAGATGCTAAAATGGATGCTGAAAGGGATCGTGGAAGATTGAAAAAACTACATAACCAATTTGAAGAGGAATTAAAAAACTATGTAGAATCTGTAAATGGAAATGCAGAAATAATCTTTCAGTTGGGAAATCAATATTTTAGAATGAATCAATATGAGCGTGCAAGAAAGATATTTTCTATGGACAAAACTGATATAAGAAATGTTTTTGGAGCAGCAACTACTTCAAGATTTCTTGGAAGAAATGAAGAAGCTATTTCATTATATAATGATACTTTAAACATAGATTCTTCTTTTTATGAAGCTTATCTTGGGAGAGGAATAGCTAATAGAAATCTTCAAAATTATGATAGTGCTCTAAATGATTTTAGACAATATTTAAATTATAAACAAGATGAATATGTATATGCTGGTATGGGAGATATCTATATGGCAACTGAAAATTATACAGAAGCAAGAAATATTCTTGAAAAAGGAAGAAGTTTATACCCTAACTCTAAAATAATAAGAGAACTTCTGGTAAAAGTTTATGCAAAAATAAAATAG
- a CDS encoding mercuric reductase: protein MLKQRVCPKETLGKCVNCPTCSIIYGVSGAGAFSDSKFNMDYRVGGDVHSVTGKKIVNDTIQYVVNVYKKFGFNEKPAGMNYNSVMEKIKRGCIENGIQLVDTPTMHLGTDGSRKLYTQLIDYLIEKGVEFATEREIDTLIIEGGKIKGVVVTHKGEKEKYYSDNVVIGMGRSGAQKMMDLCKEHNIKYENGAIDIGVRAEIPDIIMKEINENFYEAKMIYYSRNYRDKMRTFCSNPSGFIAAEKYEDDFILANGHAYKDRKSTNTNLALLCTKKFTEPFNQPFEYATAIAKMSSMLTGGKLLVQSYIDLKAGRRSTDEKLSRLNIIPTTEDYVAGDIALACPQRLLDNIMEFIEVLDKITPGFASGDLLLYFPEIKFRSTRIEISENMETSIEGLYAAGDSSGYGSGLNIAAVMGILAVRNILTKL from the coding sequence ATGCTTAAACAAAGGGTATGTCCAAAAGAAACTCTTGGAAAATGTGTAAATTGTCCTACTTGTTCAATAATTTATGGAGTAAGTGGTGCTGGAGCTTTTTCTGACTCAAAATTTAATATGGATTATAGAGTTGGTGGAGATGTCCATAGTGTAACTGGAAAAAAAATAGTAAATGATACAATTCAATATGTAGTAAACGTATATAAAAAATTTGGATTTAATGAAAAACCAGCAGGAATGAATTATAATTCTGTTATGGAGAAAATAAAAAGAGGTTGTATTGAAAATGGAATTCAGCTTGTTGATACTCCTACTATGCATCTTGGAACTGATGGTTCAAGAAAGCTGTATACTCAACTTATAGATTATCTAATTGAAAAAGGTGTAGAGTTTGCTACTGAGAGAGAAATAGATACTCTTATTATTGAAGGTGGAAAAATTAAAGGAGTTGTTGTAACTCATAAAGGCGAAAAAGAAAAATACTATTCTGATAATGTAGTCATTGGAATGGGAAGAAGTGGTGCTCAAAAAATGATGGATTTATGTAAAGAGCACAATATAAAATATGAAAATGGTGCTATTGATATTGGAGTAAGAGCTGAAATTCCTGACATTATTATGAAGGAAATCAATGAAAATTTTTATGAAGCAAAAATGATTTATTATTCTAGAAATTATAGGGACAAAATGAGAACTTTTTGTAGTAATCCAAGTGGATTTATTGCTGCTGAAAAATATGAAGATGATTTTATTCTTGCAAATGGTCATGCATATAAAGATAGGAAATCTACTAATACAAATCTTGCCTTACTTTGTACTAAAAAATTTACTGAACCATTTAACCAACCTTTTGAGTATGCAACTGCTATAGCTAAAATGTCTTCTATGTTGACTGGTGGTAAACTTTTAGTTCAATCTTACATAGATCTAAAAGCAGGAAGAAGATCAACAGATGAAAAACTTTCGAGATTAAATATAATCCCTACCACTGAAGATTATGTAGCTGGAGATATAGCTCTAGCATGTCCTCAAAGGCTTTTAGATAATATAATGGAATTCATTGAAGTGCTTGATAAAATCACTCCTGGATTTGCTTCTGGTGATCTTCTACTCTATTTTCCAGAAATAAAATTCAGAAGTACCAGAATAGAAATAAGTGAGAATATGGAAACTAGCATCGAGGGACTTTATGCTGCTGGAGATAGTTCTGGTTATGGAAGTGGACTAAATATTGCAGCTGTAATGGGAATTCTCGCTGTAAGAAATATATTAACTAAATTATAA
- the smf gene encoding DNA protecting protein DprA, giving the protein MEWYKLRAAGVKDSIIRNLMSAFKEYLDIFKLDEFQLRKYFNIDDIEYKKIIDSQTLSLDEEIKNLKKNKVKVLSLKSSNYPEELKNISQPPVYLYYKGDISLLKGKRIGVVGTRKATVYGKITCEKMTEDLVNNEITTVSGLALGIDSICHKKTLDKNGKTIAVVGSGLDVIYPKENRILWENIEKSGLIISEYPLGTEPIGYNFPMRNRIIVGLSRGILVIESQKKGGSLITAELALEEGREVFAVPGDIFSPSSEGCNNLIKNSQAKLTTDVKDIIIEYGWELKNNKNNNLKLTSYEEKIFFLLEKEKNLDELILGTSLKASEILSILMDLEIKHIIVSIPGGKYRRKN; this is encoded by the coding sequence TTGGAATGGTATAAATTAAGGGCAGCAGGTGTCAAAGATAGCATTATCCGTAATTTAATGTCAGCTTTTAAGGAATACTTGGATATATTTAAATTAGATGAATTTCAACTTAGAAAATATTTCAATATTGATGATATTGAATATAAAAAGATTATTGACTCTCAAACTTTATCTCTTGATGAGGAAATTAAAAATCTAAAGAAAAATAAAGTAAAGGTACTAAGTTTAAAAAGCAGCAATTATCCAGAAGAATTAAAAAATATAAGTCAGCCTCCTGTTTATCTATATTATAAAGGAGATATCTCTCTTCTTAAAGGCAAAAGAATAGGGGTAGTAGGTACAAGAAAAGCTACTGTCTATGGAAAAATAACCTGTGAAAAAATGACTGAAGATCTTGTAAATAACGAAATAACCACTGTAAGTGGATTGGCTCTCGGAATAGATAGCATCTGCCATAAAAAAACTTTAGATAAAAATGGGAAGACTATTGCAGTAGTTGGCAGTGGTCTTGATGTTATTTATCCAAAAGAAAATAGAATACTTTGGGAAAATATAGAAAAGTCTGGATTAATAATTAGTGAATACCCTTTAGGTACCGAACCAATTGGGTATAATTTTCCCATGAGAAACAGAATAATAGTTGGTTTATCCAGAGGAATTCTTGTAATAGAAAGTCAAAAAAAGGGTGGTAGCTTAATTACTGCTGAATTAGCTTTAGAAGAAGGAAGAGAAGTTTTTGCAGTCCCAGGAGATATTTTCTCTCCTTCATCTGAAGGTTGTAATAATCTTATAAAAAATAGCCAAGCAAAACTTACAACAGATGTAAAAGACATAATTATTGAATATGGTTGGGAACTAAAAAATAATAAAAATAATAATTTAAAGCTTACTTCTTATGAAGAAAAAATATTTTTTTTACTTGAAAAAGAAAAAAATTTAGATGAACTTATTTTAGGTACATCTCTTAAAGCAAGTGAGATTTTATCTATACTCATGGACCTTGAAATAAAACATATTATAGTAAGTATTCCAGGTGGAAAATACAGAAGAAAAAACTAA
- the topA_1 gene encoding DNA topoisomerase 1, translating to MVKKNLVIVESPAKAKTIEKILGKKFHVVASFGHVRDLPKSKLGVDVDNNFQPSYSTIKGKGDVIKNLKDLAKKSDKIYLASDPDREGEAIAWHIAHALKLDEKDSNRIEFNEITETAIKDSISHARKIDMDKVNAQQARRILDRLVGYGISSLLWKSISSNTSAGRVQSVALKLICDLEDEIKKFTPVKFWEVKGEFLNKLKLSLYRVDNKKFDKLTDEKIVKEIKKIEKKDFTVIEAKVSKKSKNSPLPLKTSTLQQLASSYLGFSASKTMRVAQGLYEGIDIDGNHKGLITYMRTDSTRISEDAIEMAKKYILENFGKEYLGVQKTVKNKQKIQDAHEAIRPTDIELTPDNLKNTLDKDQYKLYKLIWDRFLISQLAPMKYEQFEIICNYEKFDFRGTINKIIFDGYYKIFKEEEELPLGEFPTIKEGDMLKLEKLLIKEDFTKPPSRFTESSLVKKLEAEGIGRPSTYATIIETLKKGNML from the coding sequence TTGGTTAAAAAAAATTTAGTTATAGTTGAATCCCCAGCTAAAGCTAAAACAATAGAAAAAATTTTAGGAAAAAAATTCCATGTAGTTGCTTCTTTTGGTCATGTTAGGGATCTTCCTAAAAGTAAACTTGGTGTAGATGTAGATAATAACTTCCAACCTTCTTATTCTACTATAAAAGGAAAAGGAGATGTAATAAAAAATTTAAAAGATCTTGCAAAAAAATCTGACAAAATCTATCTTGCTTCCGACCCAGATAGAGAAGGAGAGGCTATTGCTTGGCATATAGCTCATGCTTTAAAGCTTGATGAAAAGGACAGCAATAGAATAGAATTTAATGAAATAACTGAAACAGCTATTAAAGATTCTATATCTCATGCCAGAAAAATTGATATGGACAAAGTAAATGCTCAACAAGCTAGAAGAATACTTGATAGATTAGTGGGATATGGTATAAGCTCGCTTTTATGGAAAAGCATTTCTTCCAATACTTCTGCTGGAAGAGTTCAATCAGTTGCTCTAAAACTTATCTGTGATTTAGAAGATGAAATAAAAAAATTCACTCCAGTTAAATTCTGGGAAGTAAAAGGTGAGTTTTTAAACAAATTAAAACTTTCTTTATATAGAGTAGACAATAAAAAATTTGATAAACTCACTGATGAAAAAATTGTTAAAGAAATAAAAAAAATAGAAAAAAAAGATTTTACTGTAATTGAAGCTAAGGTTTCTAAGAAAAGTAAAAATTCTCCATTACCTCTAAAAACTAGTACTCTCCAACAGTTAGCTTCATCTTATTTGGGATTTTCAGCTTCAAAAACTATGAGAGTAGCTCAAGGGTTATATGAAGGTATTGATATAGATGGAAATCATAAAGGACTTATAACTTATATGAGAACTGACTCTACAAGAATATCTGAAGATGCCATAGAAATGGCAAAGAAATATATTCTTGAAAATTTTGGAAAAGAATATCTTGGAGTACAAAAAACTGTTAAAAACAAACAAAAAATACAAGATGCTCATGAAGCTATCAGACCTACTGATATTGAATTGACTCCTGATAATCTAAAAAATACTTTAGACAAAGATCAATATAAATTGTATAAACTTATTTGGGACAGATTCCTTATATCACAACTTGCTCCTATGAAATATGAGCAGTTTGAAATAATATGCAATTATGAAAAATTTGATTTTAGAGGAACTATCAATAAAATAATTTTTGATGGATATTATAAAATATTTAAAGAGGAGGAGGAGCTCCCTCTTGGAGAATTTCCAACTATAAAAGAAGGGGATATGCTTAAATTAGAAAAACTTCTTATTAAAGAAGATTTTACTAAGCCACCTTCAAGATTTACAGAATCTTCATTAGTTAAAAAATTAGAAGCTGAAGGAATTGGAAGACCTTCTACATATGCTACCATCATTGAAACTTTGAAAAAAGGGAATATGTTGTAG
- the xseA gene encoding Exodeoxyribonuclease 7 large subunit → MFEERTYSVSEFNRKVKNYLEENSDLREFFLEGEMSGVTYYKSGHLYFNLKDKDAQVKCAAFKYKFKRIPEDLKDGDSVKIFGDVGFYENRGDFQILVRHIEKKNELGELFAKLEKLKKEMADQGYFDHSHKKPLPKFPKNIGVVTAYTGAAIQDIIKTIKKRDVTINIYVYPAKVQGIGAKEEIVKGIKTLNKIEDIDLIIAGRGGGSIEDLWSFNEKEVALAFYNSEKPIISAVGHEIDYLLSDLTADARAATPTQAIELSVPERKKTLESIEDRSRYLKSLMKNYIEILKRELEKRENNYYIKNFSRNIEEKNQEIIEKEHLLKKAFEHHIQNLQNNLNNRVNKIINLNPLETLKRGYSVISKNGTSIKKSVIYQ, encoded by the coding sequence TACTTATTATAAAAGTGGACATCTATATTTCAACTTAAAAGATAAAGATGCTCAAGTTAAATGTGCTGCTTTCAAATATAAATTTAAAAGAATTCCAGAAGATTTAAAAGATGGTGATTCTGTAAAAATATTTGGTGATGTCGGTTTCTATGAAAATAGAGGAGATTTTCAAATACTTGTAAGGCATATTGAGAAAAAAAATGAATTAGGTGAACTTTTTGCCAAGCTTGAAAAATTAAAAAAAGAGATGGCTGACCAAGGTTACTTTGATCATTCTCATAAAAAACCTCTCCCTAAATTTCCTAAAAATATTGGAGTTGTTACTGCCTATACTGGAGCAGCTATACAGGATATAATAAAAACCATAAAAAAAAGAGATGTTACAATAAATATTTATGTATATCCTGCTAAAGTTCAAGGAATTGGAGCAAAGGAAGAAATAGTAAAAGGAATTAAAACCTTAAATAAAATAGAAGATATTGATTTGATAATAGCTGGCAGAGGTGGAGGAAGTATAGAAGACCTGTGGTCTTTTAATGAAAAAGAAGTGGCTCTTGCTTTTTACAATTCTGAAAAACCTATTATATCTGCTGTAGGACATGAAATAGATTATCTGCTCAGTGATCTCACAGCTGATGCAAGGGCAGCTACTCCCACTCAAGCTATAGAATTATCTGTTCCTGAACGAAAAAAGACTTTAGAATCTATAGAAGATAGAAGCAGATATTTAAAATCTCTCATGAAAAATTATATAGAAATTCTAAAAAGAGAATTGGAAAAGAGAGAGAATAATTATTACATAAAAAATTTCAGCAGAAATATTGAAGAAAAAAATCAAGAGATAATTGAAAAAGAACATCTTTTGAAAAAAGCATTTGAACATCATATACAAAATCTTCAAAATAATTTAAATAATAGAGTGAACAAAATAATCAACTTAAACCCTCTCGAAACTTTAAAAAGAGGGTATAGCGTTATAAGTAAAAATGGAACTTCAATAAAAAAGTCAGTGATTTATCAATAA
- the trmFO gene encoding Methylenetetrahydrofolate--tRNA-(uracil-5-)-methyltransferase TrmFO, with product MNSKEVIIVGAGLAGCEAAYQLAKRGIKVKLYEMKAKKMTEAHKKDYFAELVCSNSLGGDNLANASGLMKEELRKLDSLLIKIADKNRVPAGQALAVDRDGFSVEVTEYLRNMENIEIIDEEFTEIPEDKIILIASGPLTSEVLSKKIAKLTHSEHLYFYDAAAPIVTLESINMEKAYRQSRYGKGEGEYINCPMNKEEYYTFYNALITAERVPLKTFEEEKLFEACMPVERIAMTGERTLVFGPLKPKGLINPKTDKMDYAVVQLRQDDKDGKLYNIVGFQTNLKWGEQKRVFSMIPGLENAEFVRYGVMHRNTFIDSSKLLDETLKLKASDNIYFAGQITGSEGYVSSISTGAMAAINIAHRLLGKSPFILDDRSAIGAIIKYITEEKKNFQPMGPNFGIIRSLDGIRIKDKKERYNTISKIALEYLENKIGELA from the coding sequence ATGAATAGTAAAGAAGTTATCATAGTTGGAGCTGGATTAGCTGGTTGTGAGGCTGCATACCAACTTGCCAAAAGGGGAATAAAAGTAAAACTTTATGAAATGAAAGCTAAAAAAATGACAGAAGCACATAAAAAAGATTATTTTGCTGAACTTGTGTGTAGTAATTCTCTAGGTGGAGATAATCTTGCTAATGCTTCTGGGCTTATGAAAGAAGAATTGCGAAAACTTGATTCTCTCCTTATAAAAATAGCTGACAAAAACCGAGTTCCAGCTGGTCAGGCTCTTGCCGTAGATAGAGATGGCTTTTCAGTAGAAGTAACTGAATATTTAAGAAATATGGAAAATATAGAAATAATTGATGAAGAATTTACTGAAATACCTGAAGATAAAATAATCCTTATTGCTTCTGGCCCTCTTACATCTGAAGTATTATCTAAAAAAATAGCTAAGCTTACTCATAGTGAACATCTTTATTTCTATGATGCTGCTGCACCTATTGTTACTTTAGAATCTATTAATATGGAAAAAGCTTATCGTCAATCTCGTTATGGAAAGGGAGAAGGAGAATATATAAACTGCCCAATGAACAAAGAAGAATACTATACTTTTTACAATGCTTTGATCACAGCTGAAAGAGTTCCACTAAAAACTTTTGAAGAGGAAAAACTTTTTGAAGCATGTATGCCTGTTGAAAGAATAGCTATGACAGGTGAAAGAACTCTTGTATTTGGTCCATTAAAACCTAAAGGACTTATTAATCCTAAGACTGATAAAATGGATTATGCTGTTGTTCAACTCAGGCAAGACGATAAAGATGGAAAATTATATAATATAGTAGGATTCCAAACTAATTTAAAATGGGGAGAACAAAAAAGGGTCTTTTCTATGATTCCTGGACTTGAAAATGCTGAGTTTGTAAGATATGGCGTTATGCATAGAAATACATTCATAGATTCATCAAAATTATTAGATGAAACATTAAAATTAAAAGCAAGTGACAATATATATTTTGCTGGACAGATAACAGGAAGTGAAGGTTATGTTTCTTCTATATCTACTGGAGCAATGGCTGCCATTAATATAGCACATAGATTATTAGGAAAATCTCCTTTTATCTTAGATGACAGAAGTGCTATTGGTGCAATAATAAAATATATTACTGAAGAAAAGAAAAATTTTCAACCTATGGGACCTAATTTTGGAATTATAAGATCATTAGATGGAATAAGAATAAAAGATAAAAAAGAGAGATACAACACTATTTCAAAAATAGCTTTAGAATATTTGGAAAATAAAATAGGTGAACTGGCATAG
- the xerC_4 gene encoding Tyrosine recombinase XerC, whose protein sequence is MENIEKNIKDFLYFAEFGENKSLNTIKSLKKDLSQLSEYLKNIEKIEDISKITPVMLRGFIIELQKNEVGKRSINRKLSSLRSFFKYLIKNNLIKNNPIEIINSPSFEAEKPDILTLEEINKLREVINIDNTNGLRDRLILELLYSSGITSTEMLGIGEQVFDLDNRTLLVSNGKTNRTVFFSQRTREYFKRYIEAKKEKYKEKYNSSILFVNGSGNRLSDRSLRRIVDRYAAKAGITREISPYSFRHTFAVHLLAKGMGLNFLQELMGHVTIESTKIYQEILHKIPFDFTNQS, encoded by the coding sequence ATGGAAAATATAGAAAAAAACATAAAAGATTTTTTATATTTTGCTGAATTTGGAGAAAATAAAAGTCTTAATACTATTAAGTCTCTGAAAAAAGATCTTTCTCAGCTCAGTGAATATTTAAAAAATATAGAAAAAATTGAAGATATTTCAAAAATAACTCCTGTTATGCTCAGAGGATTTATTATAGAACTTCAAAAAAATGAAGTGGGAAAAAGATCAATTAACAGAAAACTTTCTTCTTTAAGATCTTTCTTTAAATATTTAATAAAAAATAACCTTATTAAAAATAATCCTATTGAAATAATTAATTCTCCTTCATTTGAAGCAGAAAAACCAGATATACTTACTTTAGAAGAAATAAATAAACTTAGAGAAGTTATTAATATAGATAATACTAATGGTTTAAGAGATAGACTTATCCTTGAATTACTCTATTCAAGTGGAATTACTTCTACTGAAATGCTTGGTATTGGAGAACAAGTCTTTGATCTCGATAATAGAACTCTTTTAGTTTCTAATGGAAAAACAAACAGAACCGTTTTTTTCAGCCAAAGGACTAGAGAATATTTCAAAAGATATATTGAAGCAAAAAAAGAAAAATATAAAGAAAAATATAATTCAAGCATTCTTTTTGTAAATGGTTCTGGAAACAGATTAAGTGATAGGTCATTAAGAAGAATTGTTGACAGATATGCTGCAAAAGCTGGAATTACTCGAGAAATAAGTCCTTATTCTTTTAGACACACTTTTGCTGTACATCTTTTAGCTAAAGGTATGGGGCTTAATTTTTTGCAGGAACTTATGGGGCATGTTACAATAGAAAGTACAAAAATATATCAAGAAATTCTACATAAAATACCATTTGACTTTACAAATCAAAGTTAG